The stretch of DNA GGTCCGACCCCGAGGCCATGCGCTACTTTTCCTTTCCCACCATGACCCGCGCCGAGCAAGCCGTTGAACGCTTCGGCCAACTGATGGAGGCATCGATTGCCGGTGAAGACCTGGTGTGCATGGTGGAGTTGCTGGCCACCGGCGAGGTGATCGGCAGTTGCGACCTGTTCAATGTCGACGAGCAATGCCGCCGCGCTGAAATCGGCTTTACCCTGGGCCGCCAGCATTGGGGCAAGGGCTACATGAGCGAAGCCGCCCGCGCCGTGATCGACCATGGGTTCAACACCGCCGGGCTGCGCCGCCTTGAAGCCGACATTGACCCACGCAACCTGGGCTCCGCGAAGCTGCTTGAGCGCCTGGGTTTCGTCCGCGAAGGCTTGCTGCGCGAGCGCTGGGTGGTCGGCGACGAGATCTCGGACAGCGCGCTGTATGGCCTGCTCAAGCGTGACCGTCCTGCCTGACCCACAACGGGCGCCCCTTCTTCAGGCCGACGATCAGGGCCAAGAGGATCAAGCCCATGGCCTGCCACTGCGAAACCCCGGGGCGCTCACCCAGGATCAGCATTGAGCTGACGATGCCGAACACCGGGATCAGCAGTGACAGGGGCGCCACCCGGGAAACCGGGTACTCGCGCAACAGCAGGTTCCAGCCCCAGTAACAGAAGTGCGTCGCGCCATACACCTGAAACGCCAGCGAGAACAACGCCACGCCGTTCAGTTGAGCAGGCAAAGCGATAAAGGCTTGCGAGCCATCCAGCAGCCACGTCAACAGCACCAGCGGCAACGGCGCAAACAGGCTGGCCCAGACTACGAAGGCAAAGATCTCCCGCACCCCGGAGACCTTGATGATGATATTGCCGATGCTCCAGGCCAACGCGCTGAACAGCACCAAGGCAAACCCCAGCAGCGTGGCCGCGCCCTGCACACTCAACAGCATGCCCACCAGGCCCATGGCCGCCAGCGCCACGCTGATCAATTGCGGCACGGACAGGCTTTCACGAAACAGCAGCACGCCCCAGCCCATGGTGAAAAATGCGCTGAACTGGATCAGCAACGACGCGCTGCCGGGCGGCACGCCCATGGCGATCCCGAGGTTGATCAAGGCCCACATCGCCACCCCGAATATCAAGCCATAGGCCGCCAGCCACTTCACCGCGACCTGGGGCCGGCGCACCAGAAACACCCAGGGCAACGCCGCCAGGGTGAACCGCAGGGCCGTCAGCAACAGCGGGTTGATCTCGGCCAGGCCGAGTTTGGTAATGGGGAAATTGAGTCCCCACACAGCCGTCACCAGGACGGCCAGTAACAGGTGTTTTTGCTTCATCGTGACGGGTCCATTGACTCGGTGGCACGACAGGAGGCCGTGCATCCGACAGATTTTTTCGTAAACCGCGATGGCCCGCCTGCGATTGTGGGTCAACAAAGGCTAGAATCAGGCCATGCCCGATATTCATCCCTACGAAAACACCCCGCGCGACGTGGTCGTGACCGCCATCGACTATGCCGACGGCGAGCTGTTCCCCGCCCACGCGCACCCGCGAGGTCAGTTGGCCTATGCCAGCCAGGGTGTCATTACCGTCTACAGCGCCACCGGTAACTGGGTGGTGCCGCCTCGCCGCGCGATCTGGGTGCCGCCGCATGTGTCCCACGCCATGCTGATGCGCGGGCCGGTGACGATGCTCAACACCTACATTCGCCCGCAGGCGGCGCGGCGGCTGGAGTTGCCGCAACAGTGCCAGGTGTTGGATGTGTCGCCGCTGCTTGGGCAGTTGCTGGAGAAGGCCGTCGAGGTACCTGCGCGTTACGCGATGGGTGGCCGCGACAGCTATTTGATGGGCTTGCTGCTGCACGAGATCGCCCGGATGCCGGTGCTACCGCTGTGTGCGCCGTTGCCGGCCGAGCCTCGATTGGCGAAGGCCTGCGAAGAGTTCCTGGCCGGGCCTTCGATGGAAATCGGCATTGATGCCATGGCCCTCTGCGCGGGTATGAGCCGCCGGACTTTTACCCGCCAGTTCCGCCAGGCCACGGGGATCAGTTACCTGCAATGGCGCCAGCAAGCCTGTTTGCTGGCGGCGATTGTGCGGCTGGGCAAAGGGGAACCGGTGACCAGGGTGGCGCTGGATCTGGGGTATAGCAGCCCGAGTGCGTTTGCCACGGTGTTCAAGCGTGTGTTGGGTGAGGTACCAAGCCGTTATTTCACCAGGGAGTTGCGGGGGGTGGGTCGCGGTACATATCCGTTATTTAGGTAACAACC from Pseudomonas sp. NC02 encodes:
- a CDS encoding GNAT family N-acetyltransferase, which produces MIFTDEHMMTLPFFAPVLLTTERLGLRPPHQDDWRALFAIWSDPEAMRYFSFPTMTRAEQAVERFGQLMEASIAGEDLVCMVELLATGEVIGSCDLFNVDEQCRRAEIGFTLGRQHWGKGYMSEAARAVIDHGFNTAGLRRLEADIDPRNLGSAKLLERLGFVREGLLRERWVVGDEISDSALYGLLKRDRPA
- a CDS encoding EamA family transporter, with the protein product MKQKHLLLAVLVTAVWGLNFPITKLGLAEINPLLLTALRFTLAALPWVFLVRRPQVAVKWLAAYGLIFGVAMWALINLGIAMGVPPGSASLLIQFSAFFTMGWGVLLFRESLSVPQLISVALAAMGLVGMLLSVQGAATLLGFALVLFSALAWSIGNIIIKVSGVREIFAFVVWASLFAPLPLVLLTWLLDGSQAFIALPAQLNGVALFSLAFQVYGATHFCYWGWNLLLREYPVSRVAPLSLLIPVFGIVSSMLILGERPGVSQWQAMGLILLALIVGLKKGRPLWVRQDGHA
- a CDS encoding helix-turn-helix transcriptional regulator, which produces MPDIHPYENTPRDVVVTAIDYADGELFPAHAHPRGQLAYASQGVITVYSATGNWVVPPRRAIWVPPHVSHAMLMRGPVTMLNTYIRPQAARRLELPQQCQVLDVSPLLGQLLEKAVEVPARYAMGGRDSYLMGLLLHEIARMPVLPLCAPLPAEPRLAKACEEFLAGPSMEIGIDAMALCAGMSRRTFTRQFRQATGISYLQWRQQACLLAAIVRLGKGEPVTRVALDLGYSSPSAFATVFKRVLGEVPSRYFTRELRGVGRGTYPLFR